The following is a genomic window from Oncorhynchus kisutch isolate 150728-3 linkage group LG6, Okis_V2, whole genome shotgun sequence.
TTGTGTTTCTTGGAGAGGTAAGGTAGGATTTTGGAAGATATTGAGTGCCTGGTCCCACATTTACAGTCAAAAGTCCCAGGGAGGGTGCTATGCATAATGACATCAGTCCAATGTTGTCTGAAAGACCTTGTGTTTGATGTTCCTTTCTTCTTTATGATATTTTCTAAATACAAGTACCTGTTGATGTAGCCATGCAGATTCATGCTTGATGGAAGATGAAAAAGGTAGTCTACAGTTTCTGAGGTGGTTGGTGTGGTATGTTTGGGCAGAGGGTTCGACGAGCTGCCCCCAGAGGTAACTGTTGGATCCCAGTGATTGAAGGAGGGGTGTTGGTCACTCTTAACTTCTTTGAATGTTCTGCAGCCGAATACCCCAGATTGAGGACATCATGGCAGGTCACTGCTGGCCCTGGAATCCTGCCAATAAATAGAAAACACAGTCAGCCAataggaggtggagagaggagggggatcaGCTTGACTGACAGCCTATAAGGAGTCACAATTCATGCAACTGTTAAGATCTCCAACTGGGGCTTGACTGGTTATTTCCACCATCAATCGAACATGGGTGGGCATTAGATACCAAGTTGCTTACTTTTACGGTCATAAACAATTAACATGCCTCTGGATTATGCAAGGAGGTGTGCATGGTAAAATCTATAAAATTGTCTACATGGGCTATTTCTCAAATCATtatcttttattgtccccacagGAATTGAGAAATTACAGAATGGCCAAATTGAAGAATGGATCTATCATGTGCATCTAGGTCAGATTAAAAAGCAAGCAAGTGAAATTTGAATAAAACCAAACAAATGACAAAAATAGGGCAACAGAAAGGGAGATGTACCATAGAGACATGCACATCACAGTCTGTAAGAGTGAAGGATAGGCAAGCTGGTGTTTGAACTACTTTAGTGcaattgtttatgtgtgtgtgtgtgtgtgtgtgtgtgtgtgtgtacgtgcaggGCTAAAGGTAATATGTCTATGGAGGCCACAGTTAGTCTGTGTTAGACAGTGGCCGACAGGCATTGAGCAGCTCATCATTTCATTATTTCTCCCTGTATTGGGTCAATGATAAGATGTGGCTGCTGGGGAGCAGGGGCAGAGCCAAAATATGCAgggatgtgtgtgggtgtgacagAGGGGCTGGATGCAGCCGCTGCTCTGAAGGTGGTGTGCACACTGAGCTTTGGAACAGGACAGTGCATACCTTAATCCTATCCTTTATCTGTGCTAGTTAGCACTTTACCCTGAGTCTCTGCCAAACAAACCACATATTGTCATTACTGCTCTGACCTGGCAGCCACTTTGGGCCTTATCTCAGCTGTCAGTGATTGGTTTCCCAATCTAATCACAGATGCATCACAATGAAGGTCAATGGGAAGAAGAGTGTGCCGTGTGTATCAGGGGAGGGGGACAGAAAACAAATAGGgaaagggatagagaaagagaccaGGAATTCAaccctctctctgcatcctctCTGGAAATCAATGTATGTCGGCTCTTTGCTGACATTTTATAATCCATGGCCCCTTTTACAAAGGAGACTGGACTCTGCCCACACAGAGTCAAACCCACATTAGGGGTGATAAAGTGACAATTAGACCTATCATTAGAGCAGGACAGCGACACTTGCACAAAAAAATAGTGAGAAACACAATTCTAGATTGAGCTACACCAATCAGTGCTCCTACATCATGTTACCAGCAACCAGCATACCTCCAGCTGTAGAATGGGCTTCCTTTCATTTTGAGTACTTTAGAACAGAAAAAGAGACAGGTTCAATGGTCagagtccaacacacacacacacacacacacacacacacacacacacacacacacacacacacacacacacacacacacacacacacacacacacttttccaaaACACAAGATCCACTAATCCAATCCAAATCTCTTGTTTGTTTTCATGTCATGTCAGTACAATAGAGAGGAGACTGCCTTGTCCCTAAGTCAGAGCTAAAATTAAAACAGTACTTCAGTTAGACAAGGTTAGCCTCTTATTGGACCTGGAAAGACAatgcacacagacaaacacatcaACACAAAAGGAATTAGAATAAACTAACAATGTCATACATACAATGTTTAGCCTACACTGGCATTCCCATTATACTGTATAGAGCTCACATCAGTCCATTATTTTCCCCCAGGTTAGTTTTATTATTACACAAACCTCGGTCCTGGTTTTTGCAATTCAGCTCAGAGAATTGTAGTGTCTGAGACAACAGCAGACAGACGTTCTTGGAAAGCTATTTTTTGTTATTAAAATTGCATGAACTGCAAGCAAAGAATGAAAGGAAGTGGCACTAACATGACTTGGGAATTAGCATGGCTCAATGACTTAAATAAGCAAACTGAGCCAAACCCCAGTAGAGTGAATGACTGCAGGGCAAATTAAAAGCAAATACGTTTTTCTGTTATGTCTGCATAACACTTACACAGTAATAGCCTAGCGGTGTTCATACACCACAGGACTGGAACAGAGCTTAAATGGATACAGTGATATTCTTGTTCTACTTTCCCAGAGTCTGGTGAACTTGTGGATGCTATGCTTATGTGTGCTGTATAAAGAAAGTTAGCGTTGGTTCAACacgccaatgctaactagcagtAGTGCAATTACTGGAACTCAACAGGTACAGGAGCAATGCTACTCACAGTATCCCTTAGCGAAACACTAGAAAACCTGCAGATATCCCATGCATAGAGGACATTTCGGCAAAATACATAGAGGATTTATTTAAAACTAAACTAAACCCTGGTCAGATAAGTAGTACAGTACTACTGTATTGGTTCATTAACTGGAGTGTAACCTGTCAGATAAGTAGTTATAAGTAGTACAGTACTACTGTATTGGTTCATTAACTGGAGTGTAACCTGTCAGATAAGTAGTTATAAGtagtacagtactacagtattgGTTCATTAACTGGAGTGTAACCTGTCAGATAAGTAGTTATAAGTAGTACAGTACTACTGTATTGGTTCATTAACTGGAGTGTAACCTGTCAGATAAGTAGTTATAAGtagtacagtactacagtattgGTTCATTAACTGGAGTGTAACCTGTCAGATAAGTAGTTATAAGTAGTACAGTAATACTGTATTGGTTCATTAACTGGAGTTTAACCTGTCAGTAAACATAAAAGGCTGAGAGCTGCACTGAGGTGACACAGGGTCTATAGGCTCATTCCTCTCAGTGGAATATGATTGTGTAAAGTTGGTCAAATGGTCAGTCTGGAGGATGCGCAGAGGACACGCATAGAAACCGGCAGAGGTGGCTTTGGTCTCAAAAATAATGCAGAGGTGGCTCTGGTATAAAAACTTTTTTTACAAAACAAGGCCCTGTTTGAATAGTATTTGAATGCATTCTTCATTAATGTAATCAGTGACACATGATAGTCTCTATGAAAGAAAGGCTACTGCTTTCATCAATCCAACCTTGTCAGATGTGTGATTAGATGAAGGAAGGAAGAGTGTGCATTTCATATAAGGAAGTATATGTCAGAGGAAAACTGCTCCGGGCCTCCATCTCAGAGGCGCACATACCTGTAGCGTGGATGCTCTTGAGTCGCTGGTCTCTGTAGGCCCTGTGCTTCTGGGTATACTGGACACAAAGTAGCCTGCTCCCTTCGGTACTATAGGCTGTCTGACAACCACCTTGCCTTTCCTGGTTTCTGCTAGAAACAGGCTGTACCAGTAGGCATCACTGGAGATGAGGGTGGAATCGGCTATGGTAGAGCTCCTCTGGCTGATGATACTGTTTCTGCTGATCATACTGTTCCTGTTTAGACTGTTCAGATTCATATTCATAGCAGGAGGCATCTTCAAGGGCTTCGGTTTCTGACACTTCAGCACGATGACCACCAATATGGTGATCAATAGCAGAAAGGATACTGAGCCCAAACCAATGACCAAATACAGATTTAAGTCTGTGAACAAGTCATATTCCAAAGGCAACTCAGTAGTTTCTGAGAATGGTGTCACCATGTGTTCTACTGTTGATATCTTGATGGTGACTGTAGCGGAAAGAGCAGGGTCTCCATTGTCTTTGGCGACAACAACCAGCCTCTGATGACGGGGGTCCCTATAGCTGAACATTCTTGTGGTACGGATCTCCCCATTGTATTGATCTAGACTGAAGAGGCTAGAGTCACTGATCTGTAGAAGCTGATATGTGACCCGTGAATTCTGTAATGAGTCTGCGTCAATGGCGATTACTTTGGCAACTAGGAATCCTTTATCAGTGGACCTCGGTATCACCTCTTCAATAACCGAGCCCTGCGCACGCCAAGGTGACACTATGAGCGGGGTGTTGTCATTCTGATCCAGAATGATGATGTGAACTGTCACATTGCTGTTCAGTGGAGGTACCCCAGAGTCTCTGGCCTCTATGTGGAAAAggaactccctctctctctcaaagtcAAAGGTCTTCAGAGCGTAAAGGTTGCCATTCTCTGGATTAATAGAGAAAAGCATGGACATAGATGTGTTAATGATCTCCTTCTCCATGATAAAATACACTAGATACTGGTTCTCATGGAGGTCCGGGTCGAAAGCACTGAGTGACGTCAACAGTGCACCGGGGATGTTGTTCTCCACAACATGGATTGTGTAGAACGACTGGGGGAATATTGGCGAGTTATCGTTGACATCCAGTATCTCCAAGGTGATTGTCTCATTGTCAGATAAGCGAGGTGTTCCTTTGTCTGTGACTATGAAAGTGATTTCATATCTTGGAATTGTCTCACGGTCCAGTGGTTCTGAAACATGCAGAGCAAAGTAATCCTCCGAAGACTTATTAAGAACGAAAGGTAGGGATGTTTGTTGGTTCAAAGTGAGCTCAACTTCACCGTTGTCCCCAGAGTCCCTGTCGCTTATACTGATCACTGCTATTAATGTTCCTATGGCAACATCTTCCTTGAGCGTGCTTTTAAAAGATTTAATGGTAACCTCGGGATAGTTGTCATTCAGATCGGTAATAAATATCATTATTTTACAATCTCCGGATAACGAATTAGATCCTTGGTCTCTGGCTTGAATATATATATCGAAACTGTGGCTCTCCTCAAAATCAATCACATCCTTAACCTTTATTTCCCCTGTATTCGAATTTAGAGAGAACTTTTCTTGTGTCTTCTCGGATGTATATAACGTGTATGAATATAGCATCTCTGCGTTAGTGCCCTCGTCCAAGTCTGTTGCGTTCAAGGTCATTACTAGAGTTCCAATTGGGGAGTTCTCAGTTACATTAATAGCATATATAGGCTGGTTAAAAAAAGGGGCGTTGTCATTGATATCCAGAACCCTAACGATGATACTGGCTGTGCCTGAGCGTGCAGGGACCCCGCCATCTACAGCGGTTAGTATTAAATTATGAACcgcctgttcctctctgtctaaaTTACTGTTGAGAACCAAATCTACGTATTTAGATCCATCGCTTCCCGTCTGTATGTCAATTATAAAAGACTTGCTTTCGCTTAAATAGTAAGTCTTAATAGAATTCGCACCGACATCTGCATCCACAGCATTTGTCAAAGAGAATCTCTCTCCTGCAGCGGTAGATTCTGAAATATCCAAGTGCATTGTCTCCCTTCGAAAGACCGGTGCATTGTCATTTATGTCCATAATTTCAAGCTCAATGTTAAAAATTCGAATGGGATTTTCAAATATGACATCCATTTTCAGAAAACAAGACGTTGTCTTGCTCGAGCATATATATTCCCTATCTATCTTTTCAAGTATGAACAGGTCTCCCGTTTCTTTGTTAATGTCCAAATATTTGTTTCTGTGGATGATGTCAAGCTTTGCCTTGCGTGTTATCAGAGTGCGAAGGTCAAGTCCCAAATCTGTAGCCAGGTTTGCAACAACGGAACCCTCTTGCATTTCCTCGGGAATAGAGTAGCGATTAATGGACAAAGCAATTCCCCACATCGCGCTGAATACAAAGAGAACGGTGACGCACCTTGTCCATACAGTTGCAATGGAAAGCGCCATTATTGCAAATAAATATGTTAAATTAGGTCAATACTTGAAGCAATCCGTTAAAGACGAATAACTTTACATCTACGAGCTATTGCTTACGTGAGAAACAATCCGTAGCCTTCTGTTCTGCACCGGGGAATTCATGCCGAGCTTCCACGCGGTACAACTGCGGTGCGCTGCTCTCCCAATCGTGATGACGTCTGCTGGGTAGTCGTCATTGAAAAGGAACAGCGACATGATGTGTGCTATGTAAAATGGTTGTACCTTATTATGAATGTTATCGTTTTACGAACGTAACGTTAGTTAATGTTTACAGACGAAAAGTAATATTTCGAAAGGTTATTGCAATGGTAAACCATTTCCTATGTGAGGCACTAACGGCTGCCTGTTTAAAAAGTTTGCATATGCACATTGTCTGAGATTCTGTGGTTGCACTCTAATTCTGTGGTTGTTCTCTTTTTTTGACTCATGTATGAATACCAATTTAATGAAGTACAACAGATCCAACGCAAGTTCTCAATAGTAATTTTAGCACCACACAACATGCCTTCAAAAAATATTGTTTGAATGAGGAACTCTATAATGACCAGAAGTGTTATTAATATTGAAGTAGATGTCAAGCCAAAGTTATGTCCACTAGTATAGGCTattgtgtgtctgagtgatgaaGGAGcattagcacagtgtccaatatTGGTCTATAAAAGATTCAAAACAAATAGGCCTAAACAAGTCAACAAGTGAAAGTATAGTATTGCAATTATTCTGCATACCCTCATATCTTAAAAAGCTGCAATTTGTGATAATCAGCACCTCAAAGCCACCACTTTACGGCTCCTGTACACTAGCACACCGTAAATTGTTGCGTGCCGCTTCGACCGCTCAGAATGGCTCGCTTGTGGCCGTGTTGGCAGAATATGGCAGCATATAGTTAGCAGCAGTTGGTTGTGCATCAAGAATAAAGCATAGCGCAtttgtatgaaggtctggttattaAATGAATAGGTTCTCCACATGGCTTGGAGAACCTATTCATGTAAGTAAATACTTTTcgaaaatgtttaaaaaacaacaatGTATTATTAGCCTactagctacagtgcaggctAACTAAAATGAGCTGctaatatagctagctagttatatagACAACTTCACATACTGTATAGCTGAATTAAATATCACAAGCTACCTAACTtcatattagctagctatcttgatgtatttatcaTTCTAAAAAATa
Proteins encoded in this region:
- the LOC109892547 gene encoding protocadherin alpha-C2 isoform X2 — protein: MALSIATVWTRCVTVLFVFSAMWGIALSINRYSIPEEMQEGSVVANLATDLGLDLRTLITRKAKLDIIHRNKYLDINKETGDLFILEKIDREYICSSKTTSCFLKMDVIFENPIRIFNIELEIMDINDNAPVFRRETMHLDISESTAAGERFSLTNAVDADVGANSIKTYYLSESKSFIIDIQTGSDGSKYVDLVLNSNLDREEQAVHNLILTAVDGGVPARSGTASIIVRVLDINDNAPFFNQPIYAINVTENSPIGTLVMTLNATDLDEGTNAEMLYSYTLYTSEKTQEKFSLNSNTGEIKVKDVIDFEESHSFDIYIQARDQGSNSLSGDCKIMIFITDLNDNYPEVTIKSFKSTLKEDVAIGTLIAVISISDRDSGDNGEVELTLNQQTSLPFVLNKSSEDYFALHVSEPLDRETIPRYEITFIVTDKGTPRLSDNETITLEILDVNDNSPIFPQSFYTIHVVENNIPGALLTSLSAFDPDLHENQYLVYFIMEKEIINTSMSMLFSINPENGNLYALKTFDFEREREFLFHIEARDSGVPPLNSNVTVHIIILDQNDNTPLIVSPWRAQGSVIEEVIPRSTDKGFLVAKVIAIDADSLQNSRVTYQLLQISDSSLFSLDQYNGEIRTTRMFSYRDPRHQRLVVVAKDNGDPALSATVTIKISTVEHMVTPFSETTELPLEYDLFTDLNLYLVIGLGSVSFLLLITILVVIVLKCQKPKPLKMPPAMNMNLNSLNRNSMISRNSIISQRSSTIADSTLISSDAYWYSLFLAETRKGKVVVRQPIVPKGAGYFVSSIPRSTGPTETSDSRASTLQYSK
- the LOC109892547 gene encoding protocadherin alpha-C2 isoform X1, with product MALSIATVWTRCVTVLFVFSAMWGIALSINRYSIPEEMQEGSVVANLATDLGLDLRTLITRKAKLDIIHRNKYLDINKETGDLFILEKIDREYICSSKTTSCFLKMDVIFENPIRIFNIELEIMDINDNAPVFRRETMHLDISESTAAGERFSLTNAVDADVGANSIKTYYLSESKSFIIDIQTGSDGSKYVDLVLNSNLDREEQAVHNLILTAVDGGVPARSGTASIIVRVLDINDNAPFFNQPIYAINVTENSPIGTLVMTLNATDLDEGTNAEMLYSYTLYTSEKTQEKFSLNSNTGEIKVKDVIDFEESHSFDIYIQARDQGSNSLSGDCKIMIFITDLNDNYPEVTIKSFKSTLKEDVAIGTLIAVISISDRDSGDNGEVELTLNQQTSLPFVLNKSSEDYFALHVSEPLDRETIPRYEITFIVTDKGTPRLSDNETITLEILDVNDNSPIFPQSFYTIHVVENNIPGALLTSLSAFDPDLHENQYLVYFIMEKEIINTSMSMLFSINPENGNLYALKTFDFEREREFLFHIEARDSGVPPLNSNVTVHIIILDQNDNTPLIVSPWRAQGSVIEEVIPRSTDKGFLVAKVIAIDADSLQNSRVTYQLLQISDSSLFSLDQYNGEIRTTRMFSYRDPRHQRLVVVAKDNGDPALSATVTIKISTVEHMVTPFSETTELPLEYDLFTDLNLYLVIGLGSVSFLLLITILVVIVLKCQKPKPLKMPPAMNMNLNSLNRNSMISRNSIISQRSSTIADSTLISSDAYWYSLFLAETRKGKVVVRQPIVPKGAGYFVSSIPRSTGPTETSDSRASTLQDSRASSDLP